From a region of the Trichoderma atroviride chromosome 6, complete sequence genome:
- a CDS encoding uncharacterized protein (BUSCO:EOG092D4074) — MSSIHDLAAAAVAGTASSHGQAGEDGSGATKKRGAFIVLEGLDRSGKTTQVKLLEQRFVEEGRPAKVMRFPDRTTAIGQLIDGYLKSHVELDDHAIHLLFSANRWESAAQIRAYLAAGISVVSDRFYHSGIVYSAAKKNPHLPLSWARSPDVGLPRPDVVLFLDLDEETARSRGGWGSEKYEKEEMQRTVRELFWALSMGGKDIKGQDLLQQMGGIEGPSWRQDEEDLVVVDASRPVEDVAEAVWRKVKARVDRVDMGEMGKVVRTAL; from the exons atgtcCTCCATCCACgacctcgccgccgccgccgtcgccggcACCGCCTCCAGCCACGGCCAGGCGGGCGAGGACGGCAGCGGCGCGACCAAGAAGAGGGGCGCCTTTATCGTGCTCGAGGGCCTGGACCGCAGCGGCAAGACGACGCaggtgaagctgctggagcagcGCTTTGTGGAGGAGGGCAGGCCGGCCAAGGTGATGCGATTTCCGG ACAGGACGACGGCCATTGGGCAGCTGATTGATGGCTACTTGAAGAGCCACGTTGAACTGGACGACCATGCCATTCACTTGCTGTTTAGCGCCAACCGCTGGGAATCTGC CGCCCAAATCAGGGCCTACCTCGCCGCCGGCATCAGCGTCGTCTCAGACCGCTTCTACCACTCCGGCATCGTCTACTCGGCCGCAAAGAAGAACCCGCACCTGCCGCTGTCCTGGGCGCGCTCGCCAGACGTCGGCCTGCCCCGCCCGGACGTGGTGCTCTTCCTGGACCTGGACGAGGAGACGGCGCGGTCGCGGGGCGGCTGGGGCAGCGAAAAGTAcgaaaaggaggagatgCAGCGGACGGTGCGGGAGCTGTTTTGGGCGCTGAGCATGGGCGGGAAAGACATCAAGGGGCAGgacctgctgcagcagatgggcGGGATTGAGGGCCCGTCGTGGAGgcaggacgaggaggatctggtggtggtggatgCGAGTCGGCCGGTGGAGGATGTGGCCGAGGCGGTTTGGCGAAAGGTGAAGGCGAGGGTGGATCGGGTTGATATGGGCGAGATGGGCAAGGTGGTGAGGACTGCGTTGTGA
- a CDS encoding uncharacterized protein (EggNog:ENOG41), which yields MAAVTRQPFAPLDGARLQSLTSLKNRQNAAPVSPKRKAELLEIDNCENVDPLLFSKRSKGVSSKDALKPSNFFLTPKASTPARSAAPVKAASTPRRILSAKSCMSKLGSENATPKSCPPPAGRSPTHGKRSKMLSSRRRTTRLDPPSFMGASSAPFSLDAALKGTIAGYTPKPSARKPMSSLLEPESKSSWFFDIHEDTPEQEMTNLLQHSTCTLDISSDEETEQRAKRDGAEGRDKENIPPPDDVSQTSAQPASQPKGEEMVIEKERVALGEMNAADFYADGCDESSVILIHEDDEEPEAPLASISNIHEEEEETEVEEDEEEELEIHEDIDALISRSDDSSSKAAVLQPIEGTGESFELWESDSAKDAGSPCGSP from the exons atggccgccGTCACTCGCCAGCCCTTTGCTCCCCTGGACGGAGCCCGTCTTCAATCATTAACCAGTCTCAAAAATAGACAAAATG CCGCTCCCGTCTCTCCAAAGCGCAaagctgagctgctggagattgaCAACTGCGAGAATGTCGAtccgctgctcttctccaagcgCTCCAAGGGCGTCAGCTCCAAGGACGCCCTCAAGCCCTCCAACTTCTTTCTCACTCCCAAGGCCAGCACGCCTGCGCGGTCTGCCGCTCCAGTCAAGGCCGCTTCAACGCCTCGACGCATCCTCAGTGCAAAGTCATGCATGAGCAAGCTCGGCTCTGAAAATGCCACGCCCAAGTCCTGCCCTCCTCCAGCCGGGCGCTCACCAACCCATGGAAAGCGATCAAAAATGCTGTCGAGCCGGCGACGCACTACTCGTCTGGACCCTCCCTCCTTCATGGGGGCTTCTTCTGCCCCCTTCTCTCTCGATGCTGCCTTGAAGGGCACCATTGCCGGGTACACGCCCAAGCCTTCAGCCAGGAAACCCATGTCTAGCCTGCTTGAGCCTGAGAGCAAGTCCAGCTGGTTCTTTGACATTCATGAGGACACCCCTGAGCAGGAGATGACCAACCTCCTCCAGCACAGCACCTGCACACTCGACATCTCGTCTGATGAGGAGACGGAGCAGCGCGCAAAGCGGGATGGTGCCGAGGGCCGTGACAAGGAGAACATTCCCCCTCCAGATGACGTCTCTCAGACCTCGGCCCAGccggccagccagcccaAGGGCGAGGAGATGGTTATTGAAAAGGAGCGGGTTGCACTGGGAGAGATGAACGCTGCAGACTTTTACGCCGACGGCTGCGATGAGTCATCGGTGATTCTGATCcacgaggatgacgaggagccGGAAGCTCCTCTCGCCAGCATCTCAAACAttcatgaagaagaggaagagacagaggtagaggaggacgaggaggaagagctcgAGATCCACGAGGACATTGATGCCCTCATCTCAAGATCCGACGACTCATCATCCAAGGCGGCTGTGCTGCAACCCATTGAAGGCACAGGCGAGAGCTTTGAGCTATGGGAAAGCGACAGCGCCAAGGATGCTGGGAGCCCGTGTGGGAGCCCGTGA